ACGTGGCGCGCTGCTGCGGCAGATCAAGGACAAGGCCGTCGTGCACGGCAAGGTGACCCTGTCGTCGGGTCTTGAGGCCGACTACTACATCGACCTCCGCCTCGTCACCCTCGACGGCCAGGCCGCGCCGCTGGTCGGGCAGGTGCTGCTCGACCTGGCGGCGGAGGCGGGGTTGGAGTTCGACTCCGTGGGCGGGCTGACCATGGGGGCGGACCCGGTCGGCACGGCGATGATGCACGCCGCCGCGGCTCGCGGGCAGCGCCTCGACGCGTTCGTCGTGCGCAAGGCGGCCAAGGCGCACGGGATGCAGAAGCGCGTCGAGGGTCCGGGCATCGAGGGGCGGCGCGTGCTCGTCGTCGAGGACACGTCCACGACCGGCGACTCGCCGCTCACCGCCGTGGCGGCTGTGCGCGAGGCCGGCGCCGAGGTGGTGGGCGTGGCGACCATCGTCGACCGGGCGACGGGCGCCGCCGAGAAGATCGAGCAGGGCGCCGGGGTGCCGTACCTCTTCGCGTACTCCAAGAGCGACCTGGGCCTGGACTGAGCACCGGGCCCGGTACCAAGCTCGGTACCGAGCTCAGTACCGGGCGAAACGTCTGGAAAGATGGGGTCGACGATGACGTCGCTTCCCAGGTCTCGCAGCCAGGTCTAGGTCAGGGCCGTAGGTACGCAGTACGCCAGATCTCCAGATCTTCGGATCGCCAACCCGCACATCACGAGGAGCGGACACATGCCCATCGCAACCCCTGAGGTCTACAGCGAAATGCTTGACCGGGCAAAGGCAGGCAAGTTCGCCTACCCGGCCATCAACGTGACCTCGACCCAGACCCTGCACGCTGCCCTGCGCGGCTTCGCGGAGGCGGAGAGCGACGGCATCATCCAGATCTCGACGGGTGGTGCGGAGTTCCTCGGCGGCCAGTACAGCAAGGACATGGTCACCGGTTCCGTCGCCCTGGCCGAGTTCGCGCACATCGTCGCCGAGAAGTACCCGGTCACGGTCGCCCTGCACACGGACCACTGCCCCAAGGACAAGCTCGACGGGTATGTGCGACCGCTGATCGCCGTTTCCGAGGAGCGGGTGAAGGCCGGCCGCAACCCGCTGTTCCAGTCCCACATGTGGGACGGTTCCGCCGAGACCCTGTCCGACAACCTCTCCATCGCGCAGGAACTGCTGGCCCGCGCCGCCGCCGCGAAGATCATCCTTGAGGTCGAGATCACGCCGACGGGCGGCGAGGAGGACGGCGTCTCGCACGAGATCAACGACTCCCTCTACACGACCGTCGACGACGCCCTGCGTACGGCCGAGGCCCTCGGCCTCGGCGAGAAGGGCCGCTACCTGCTGGCCGCGTCCTTCGGCAACGTCCACGGTGTGTACAAGCCGGGCAACGTCGT
The DNA window shown above is from Streptomyces sp. NBC_01451 and carries:
- the pyrE gene encoding orotate phosphoribosyltransferase — its product is MSAGIDNDNVNDNNDDVDVRGALLRQIKDKAVVHGKVTLSSGLEADYYIDLRLVTLDGQAAPLVGQVLLDLAAEAGLEFDSVGGLTMGADPVGTAMMHAAAARGQRLDAFVVRKAAKAHGMQKRVEGPGIEGRRVLVVEDTSTTGDSPLTAVAAVREAGAEVVGVATIVDRATGAAEKIEQGAGVPYLFAYSKSDLGLD
- the fbaA gene encoding class II fructose-bisphosphate aldolase; the encoded protein is MPIATPEVYSEMLDRAKAGKFAYPAINVTSTQTLHAALRGFAEAESDGIIQISTGGAEFLGGQYSKDMVTGSVALAEFAHIVAEKYPVTVALHTDHCPKDKLDGYVRPLIAVSEERVKAGRNPLFQSHMWDGSAETLSDNLSIAQELLARAAAAKIILEVEITPTGGEEDGVSHEINDSLYTTVDDALRTAEALGLGEKGRYLLAASFGNVHGVYKPGNVVLRPDLLKELNEGVAAKYGKPAGSQPFDFVFHGGSGSSAEEIATALENGVVKMNLDTDTQYAFTRPVADHMFRNYDGVLKVDGEVGSKSTYDPRTWGKLAEASMAARVVVATQDLRSAGTKIK